The Pseudomonas bijieensis DNA window CGTGTGATGCTCGATCTGCACCGGCAAGCTCGGCAGCAGCGCGGTCAGGGCCAGGTCGGTGTCATGCAATGGAAAGCTGCCGGTGATGCGCAGGTCTGCCACTTGGGGGGCGACACCCAAGTAGCCGCGTCGGTAGCGCCCCAGTTCATGGACCAGATCTTCGAGGCGCGCGTTGTCCACCACCAACATGCCGCGGGTCCAGGCATCGGCACCGGGGGGCAAGGCAATGGTCGGTCCGAGGCCGTCGCGGCGCATCAGTACTTGTTGGCCTTCGCGCAGGATCTGTTCCGTGTCCGCGGCCTGCGGGTGTGCCGCCACGGCGGACTTCAACACGCTCAGGCGCGTGCCTTCGTCTTCACGCCTGACCAGGAACCGTGTGCCCAAGGCGCGCAGGTTGCCTTCGCGGGTCTCGACGATGAACGGGCGCGGGTCGCCGTGGCCGGTTTCTACCAGGATCTCGCCTTCCTGCAGGACGATGCGGCGCTGCTTGTCATCGAACCGCACATCCAGCGCACTGTGGGTGTTGAGGTTGATCAGCGTGCCATCGACCAGGCGCAGGGTGCGTTGTTCGCCAGTGGCGGTGCGCTGGTCGGCCAGCCAGTAATCCAGCGGCAGGTAACGATCTCCGGCAAACAACGCCAGGCCGATGACCGCGATAACACTGGCCAGGCCGCTGCCCACCTTGCGGATCCGCCGGCGAATGCTGACCCGCGATTGCAGCAGTGCGGCCCGCGCCGGCCCACTGGCCACACTGAAGCGCTGGTCGAGCATGCCCAGTTGCCGCCAGGCCCGGGCGTGTTCTTCGTCGGCGGCATGCCAGCGGGCGAAGGCTTCGCGCTCCTGGGCGCTGCTCGAGTCCAGCGACAATTGCCAGGCAATGGCGGCGTCCAGCACGCTGGCCGAGACCGGTTTGGCGTGGGCCTGGCTCATGTCGGCTCACCATAAAGTGCGATGTAGCACTGGCGAATGCCTTGGGCCAGGTACTGCCGCACCCGCGGTACCGAAACCCCCAGGCGTTCGGCGATTTCGGCGTGGCCGAGACCGTCGAGGCGGTTATAGAGGAAGGCTGCGCGAGCCTTGCTCGACAGTTTGCCCAGCAGGCGGTCGATGGCCTTGAGGTCTTCCAGGATGATTTGCTGTTCTTCCACCGAGGGCTGCTCGGCCTCGGGGATTAGCATCAATTCGGTGAGGTAAGCCTGCTCCAATGCCGCTCGACGGAAGTAATCGAACAACAGGCCCTTGGCGATGGCTACCAGAAACGCCCGCGGTTCGCGAGGTGCCTTCAGCTCCTCGCGACCCAGCAAGCGCACAAAGGTGTCCTGGCTCAGGTCCTCGGCCCGTTGCGCACACGCCACGTTGCGGCGCAGCCATCCCAATAGCCAAGCGCGATGGTCACGGTACAACGCACCAACCAAATCACTATGAGGAGGAGTCGTGTCCGGTCTCACAAGTACCGTTCCTTTTTGACGGCGTCGGCTGCCGTCATGCTGCGTTGCCGCTCCTCGCCATAGCAGGCTATGACTCGTCGCGGCGCCTTGCCTGACGACAGCCGCCACTCGTCAAAAAAGGGACGGTACTTGCGAGACCGGACACTAGGGACTGACGACACGAAGCATCACCGATGTTTTAAGTAACGAGAATTGTTCGCGATTGTGGCAGAGGCGGGGGCGGGAAAGCAATTGGTGCTGGTCGGGACCTGATCTGTGGGTCTAATGAGTCTGTGGGAGCAAGGCTTGCCCGCGATGGTATCGCCTGGTTTGAGAGCCAAACCGAGTCGCCTGCATCGCGGGCAAGCCTTGCTCCCCACAGGTAAACCACCCTCGGAGCAGAGGATTTAGAGCGAAGGCGCCTGCTGGCGCCGTTTCCACTGGCCCAGGCGCTGTTGCAGTTCAAGCGGGCTGTGGATCTGCTGCTGGCGGGCACGGCTGAACAGGATCAGCGCCAGTTCGGCGGTGGCCAGGGCGTCGGCACTGGCGTTGTGGCGGTCGAAGACTTGCAGCTTGAACCAGTCGATCCATTCATCCAGACCCGCCTTGCGCAGATTGGCCTGGGGGCAAAGCATCGGCGCCAGGTCGGCCACATCGAGAAACGGATGCTGCAGGCGATAGCCCAGGTAGTCTTTCAAGGCGCGCCCGAGCATGTGGGAGTCGAATGGCGCGTGAAAGGCCAGCAGCGGACTGTCGCCCACGAACTCCATGAACGCCAGCAGCGCCTCGGCCGGGTCGCTGCCGGCGGCAATGGCGCTGGGCGCCAGACCGTGGATCAACACACTCGGCCCGAGTTTCTGCTTGTCGCATTGCAGGGTGCGTTCGAACTGCTGGCTGAAGTCGATCGCGCCGTCTTCGATGACCACCGCACCGATGGACAGAACCTGATCCTTGTTCAGGTTCAGGCCGGTGGTTTCCAGGTCCAGCACCACCCAGCGCTGTTCCCGTAAGCTGCGTTCATCCAACGGCGAGGAGGCGGGCAGGCGCTCCAGGCGCTGCTGCAACATCTGCGGCAACAGCGGCTGAGCCGGGCGTAGCCAGGAAAAAATGCTCACAACTGATACCTCAGCGCCAGGCTGCTTTGCAGGCGTTGGGCCTGGCGCAGGGATTCGCGCAGGATGCGCCGGTCCAGGTGATTGAGGCTGTCAGGGTCGACGCGATTGGAATAGGGCAGGTTCTCGCGGGTTTGCAATTGATGTTGTTGCATGCGGGTCTGCTGGATGAAGTGATAGGCCTCTTCATAGGCCGCGCCATCGAGCGGTTCGATCACTTCCTTGACGACCAGTTGCCGCAAGCGTTCCAGGGTATTGTTGACTTCGATGCCGTTGGCCAGGGCCAGCAGACGGGCGCCATCGACGAAGGGCGTCAGGCCTTGCACTTTCAAGTCCAGGGTGGCCTTTTCGCCATTCTTGCGGCTCAGCACGAAATCCCTGAAGCGTCCTACCGGCGGGCGATGGCGCAACGCGTTCTCGGCCATCATGCGCTGGAACAAGCGGTTATCGGCCACTTGATCGAGGATCTGCCGGCGCAACTGCTCGCAGCCCTGCTCGTCGCCCCAGACCACCCGCAGATCGAAATAAATACTCGAGCCCAGCAAGTTCTCCGGCGTCGCTTCGCGAATGAATGCCGCAAAGCGCCGGGCCCATTCGGCGCGGGACAGGCACAGCTCGGCGTTGCCGGCCATGATGTTGCCCTTGCACAAGGTGAAGCCGCACAGGGCCAGGCTCTGGTTGATCTGCTGGGCGATGGGCAGCAGCAGGCCGCGGATCTGCGCGGCATGGGCGGCGTCCCGCGCTTCGAACAAAATGCCGTTGTCCTGGTCGGTGTGCAGGGTCTGCTCGCGCCGGCCTTCACTGCCGAAACACAGCCAACTGAACGGCACCCCCGGGTCGCCTTTGTCAGCCAGGGTCAACTCGATGACGCGGCACACGGTGTGATCGTTGAGCAAGGTGATGATGTGGGTGATCTGGGTCGACGAGGCGCCGTGGGCCAGCATGCGCTCCACCAACTGGCCGATTTCGCCGCGCAGGGCCACGAGGTTCTCTACCCTGGGAGCGCTGCGAATGGTTCGGGCCAGGTGCACCAGGTCGACGCGCTGCAAGGAAAACAGATCGCGCTCCGATACCACGCCACACAGGCGATGGTCCTTGACCAGACAGACGTGGGCGATGTGGCGCTCGGTCATGGCGATGGCCGCGTCGAACGCGCTGTGGTCCGGCGAGAGAAAAAACGGTGCCTGGGTCATGTGTCCGACGATGGCCTGGGAAAAATCCCCGGAGCCATCGGCCACCACCTGTCGCAGGTCGCGCAAGGTGAAAATTCCCACCGGGGTTTTCTGCTCATTCACCACCACGATGCTGCCGACTTGTTGCTCGTGCATCAGCTTCACGGCTTCGCGCAGCGGGGTGTCCGGGCTGCAACTCACCGGATGACGCATCGCCAGTTCACCCAACCGCGTATTGAGGGAATATTGCGTGCCCAGGGTTTGTGCGGACTTTTGCTGGACTTGTTGGTTGACCTGATCGAGCAGGCTGCTGACCCCGCGCAGGGCGAAGTCGCGAAACGGGCCGGACAGGGCGAACAACTTGATGAAGGCTTGTTTGTTCAGTTGCAGGCAGAACGTGTCTTCGCCGGCCCGATGCTCGGTGCGCGTGGCCCGTTCGCCCAGCAGCGCGGCGAGGGGGAAACATTCGCCGGTGGTGATTTCGAAGGTGGTTTCGGTGCCACCTTTGGCCGTGTGCGGACGTTCGCCTACCACCCGGCCTTGCTTGACGATGTAGAAATGCTCCACCGGGCCGTCGGCGGGTTTGATGATGGTTTCGCCCGGCGCGTAGAAGCGCAGCAGGCATTGCTCTACCAGATAGGCCAGGTGGGCGTTTTCCATCTGGTTGAACGGGGGAAAGCGTTGGAGAAATTGCAGCGTCCCCTGGATGTTTTGCAACACCGCGGTTTTCCCTGCCTGGATGAAGGCGTCCGCTTTTTTCATAACCATTACGCAGTCTTTTTCGAATTGTTGTGGTCGGATCTGTTCTGCCATGGTCGGCCCCTCAGCGCGGGGTGCCCATTGGACGTAAGTCTAGGTCGCTGCATACGGGGCAGGCTTACGGAAAAGTCCTACGCCAGGCGTCGGAAAAATCTTCATTAAATGTTCTTGGAAAAAAATCCGACGAAGTGCACATTGAAGCGCCGCAGAACGATGTCTGACCACTGTGCCAGGGGATCGATTTAAAGAACGTAGAGAGCACCATGTCCGACCACGATATTTTGAGTGACGCCGAGCGCGAGGCGCTGAGTGCCGTCATGCTGGAACCTGACCTGCCGCCGCAGCGCGTCTTGATCGTCGATGACGACAAGGACGCTCGTGAGCTGCTGTCGGAGATCCTGGCGTTGGACGGGATTCACTGCATGACCGCCGCCAGTGGCGAAACGGCGCTCAAGATGCTGGAAACCAAGCCATCGATAGGCCTGCTGATCACCGATCTGCGCATGGGCAATGTCGATGGCCTGGAGTTGGTCCGCCTGGTGCGCGAGTCGGAGCGGGCGGCGCTGCCGATTATCATCGTGTCGGGCGATGCCGACGTGAAGGATGCCATTGAAGCCATGCACTTGAGCGTGGTGGACTTTCTGCTCAAGCCGATCGATACCGACAAGCTGTTGGGGTTGGTCAAGCATGAGTTGGGGATGGATCTTTAAGATCGTCTGTGGGGAGCAAGGCTTGCCCGCGATGCAGGCGCCTCGGTTTACCAAGGACCGCGCCGTCTTTATCGCGGGCAAGCCTTGCTCCCACAGTTAAACCCCTTCATCAGCCAAGGCTTGGTGATTAGCAATGAAAAAAGCCCTGATCGAGAGATCAGGGCTTTTGTGTGTCGCGTGTCTATCGCTCAATCACAACCCATTGGCTGCCTTGAACTCACGACGGCGACGGTGCAGCACCGGCTCGGTGTAGCCGTTAGGCTGCTTCGTGCCTTCGATCACCAGTTCGACCGCCGCCTGGAAGGCGATGTTGTTGTCGAAGCCTGGTGCCAACGGACGGTACAGCGGGTCGCTGGCGTTCTGACGGTCTACCACCGGCGCCATGCGCTTGAGGCTTTCCATCACCTGGTCCTGGGTGACGATGCCGTGACGCAGCCAGTTGGCGATGTGCTGGCTGGAGATACGCAGCGTCGCACGGTCTTCCATCAGGCCGATGTCGTTGATGTCCGGCACTTTGGAGCAGCCAACGCCCTGGTCGATCCAGCGCACCACGTAGCCAAGGATGCCCTGGGCATTGTTGTCCAGTTCGTTCTTGATCTGCTCCGGCGTCCAGTTCGGATTGACCGCCAACGGGATGGTCAGGATGTCGTCCACCGAAGCGCGGGCGCGCTTGGCCAGTTCGGCCTGGCGAGCGAACACGTCGACCTTGTGGTAATGCAGCGCGTGCAACGCGGCCGCGGTCGGCGACGGAACCCACGCGGTGTTGGCACCGGCCATCGGATGGGCGATTTTCTGTTCGAGCATCGCCGCCATCAGGTCCGGCATCGCCCACATACCCTTGCCGATTTGCGCGCGACCTTGCAGTCCGGTGCTCAAGCCGATATCGACGTTCCAGTTTTCATACGCGGCGATCCACTTCTCGGCTTTCATATCCGCCTTGCGCACCATCGGGCCGGCTTCCATGG harbors:
- a CDS encoding FecR domain-containing protein; protein product: MSQAHAKPVSASVLDAAIAWQLSLDSSSAQEREAFARWHAADEEHARAWRQLGMLDQRFSVASGPARAALLQSRVSIRRRIRKVGSGLASVIAVIGLALFAGDRYLPLDYWLADQRTATGEQRTLRLVDGTLINLNTHSALDVRFDDKQRRIVLQEGEILVETGHGDPRPFIVETREGNLRALGTRFLVRREDEGTRLSVLKSAVAAHPQAADTEQILREGQQVLMRRDGLGPTIALPPGADAWTRGMLVVDNARLEDLVHELGRYRRGYLGVAPQVADLRITGSFPLHDTDLALTALLPSLPVQIEHHTRWWVVVGPRAEAKP
- a CDS encoding RNA polymerase sigma factor; protein product: MRPDTTPPHSDLVGALYRDHRAWLLGWLRRNVACAQRAEDLSQDTFVRLLGREELKAPREPRAFLVAIAKGLLFDYFRRAALEQAYLTELMLIPEAEQPSVEEQQIILEDLKAIDRLLGKLSSKARAAFLYNRLDGLGHAEIAERLGVSVPRVRQYLAQGIRQCYIALYGEPT
- a CDS encoding PolC-type DNA polymerase III; translated protein: MSIFSWLRPAQPLLPQMLQQRLERLPASSPLDERSLREQRWVVLDLETTGLNLNKDQVLSIGAVVIEDGAIDFSQQFERTLQCDKQKLGPSVLIHGLAPSAIAAGSDPAEALLAFMEFVGDSPLLAFHAPFDSHMLGRALKDYLGYRLQHPFLDVADLAPMLCPQANLRKAGLDEWIDWFKLQVFDRHNASADALATAELALILFSRARQQQIHSPLELQQRLGQWKRRQQAPSL
- a CDS encoding putative nucleotidyltransferase substrate binding domain-containing protein, translated to MKKADAFIQAGKTAVLQNIQGTLQFLQRFPPFNQMENAHLAYLVEQCLLRFYAPGETIIKPADGPVEHFYIVKQGRVVGERPHTAKGGTETTFEITTGECFPLAALLGERATRTEHRAGEDTFCLQLNKQAFIKLFALSGPFRDFALRGVSSLLDQVNQQVQQKSAQTLGTQYSLNTRLGELAMRHPVSCSPDTPLREAVKLMHEQQVGSIVVVNEQKTPVGIFTLRDLRQVVADGSGDFSQAIVGHMTQAPFFLSPDHSAFDAAIAMTERHIAHVCLVKDHRLCGVVSERDLFSLQRVDLVHLARTIRSAPRVENLVALRGEIGQLVERMLAHGASSTQITHIITLLNDHTVCRVIELTLADKGDPGVPFSWLCFGSEGRREQTLHTDQDNGILFEARDAAHAAQIRGLLLPIAQQINQSLALCGFTLCKGNIMAGNAELCLSRAEWARRFAAFIREATPENLLGSSIYFDLRVVWGDEQGCEQLRRQILDQVADNRLFQRMMAENALRHRPPVGRFRDFVLSRKNGEKATLDLKVQGLTPFVDGARLLALANGIEVNNTLERLRQLVVKEVIEPLDGAAYEEAYHFIQQTRMQQHQLQTRENLPYSNRVDPDSLNHLDRRILRESLRQAQRLQSSLALRYQL
- a CDS encoding response regulator — encoded protein: MSDHDILSDAEREALSAVMLEPDLPPQRVLIVDDDKDARELLSEILALDGIHCMTAASGETALKMLETKPSIGLLITDLRMGNVDGLELVRLVRESERAALPIIIVSGDADVKDAIEAMHLSVVDFLLKPIDTDKLLGLVKHELGMDL